One region of Streptomyces davaonensis JCM 4913 genomic DNA includes:
- a CDS encoding SCO6880 family protein, with protein MTTESHVSHAVTPRRTYLIGRARPNAIVGRNRETGEIALIIGGAFLGMMCGLLVPVLSLRIVLLMGFPMLALAAVYVPYKRRTFYKWFEINRSFKRTLRSGTVYRSAAMEAGTRIDGREIEVGPPPGIGRITWLAAPFGPDEIAVLLHADRRTVTAAIEIEGPGVGLRDSEDQEALVDRFGTLLKHVANGDGFVTRIQMLARTLPADPDAHAKDVAVRGDDKALGWLQQSYDQLQSMVSTSSEQHRAYLVACMHYNRELAAEGHAMARAARPQQGRKVDKDAGLAVVMARELTDICSRLQEADIRVRQPLGQGRLASLIHSMYDPDHPIDHIQAMTKRNAWPAELDAMEPTYLQAKTRESSTRAPWCHATAWVKEWPMTPVGVNFLAPLLVHTPDVIRTVAVTMDLEPTEIAIERMLTEKTNDEAEASRAAKMNRTVDPRDIAAHNRLDQRGEDLASGAAGVNLVGWITVSSRSPESLARDKRTIRASAGKSYLKLEWCDREHHRAFVNTLPFATGIRR; from the coding sequence TTGACGACCGAGTCCCACGTGTCCCATGCGGTCACGCCCCGCCGTACATATCTGATCGGCCGCGCCCGGCCGAACGCGATCGTCGGCCGGAATCGTGAGACCGGCGAGATCGCGCTGATCATCGGCGGCGCGTTCCTCGGCATGATGTGCGGGCTCCTCGTCCCCGTCCTGTCCCTGCGCATCGTGCTGCTGATGGGCTTCCCCATGCTGGCGCTGGCCGCGGTCTACGTGCCGTACAAGCGCCGCACGTTCTACAAGTGGTTCGAGATCAACCGCAGCTTCAAGCGCACCCTGCGCTCGGGCACCGTCTACCGCTCGGCGGCGATGGAGGCGGGCACCCGGATCGACGGGCGCGAGATCGAGGTCGGGCCGCCGCCCGGGATCGGCCGGATCACCTGGCTCGCCGCCCCGTTCGGCCCCGACGAGATCGCCGTACTGCTGCACGCGGACCGCCGTACCGTCACCGCCGCCATCGAGATCGAGGGCCCGGGCGTAGGACTGCGGGACTCCGAGGACCAGGAAGCGCTCGTCGACCGGTTCGGCACGCTGCTCAAGCACGTGGCCAACGGCGACGGGTTCGTCACCCGAATCCAGATGCTCGCCCGTACCCTCCCGGCCGACCCGGACGCCCACGCCAAGGACGTCGCCGTACGCGGGGACGACAAGGCGCTGGGCTGGCTCCAGCAGTCGTACGACCAGCTTCAGTCGATGGTGTCGACCAGCAGCGAGCAGCACCGGGCGTATCTCGTCGCGTGCATGCACTACAACCGCGAACTGGCCGCCGAGGGCCACGCCATGGCGCGGGCCGCGCGTCCGCAGCAGGGCCGGAAGGTCGACAAGGACGCCGGGCTCGCCGTGGTCATGGCCCGTGAGCTGACGGACATCTGCTCACGGCTCCAGGAGGCCGACATCCGGGTGCGGCAGCCGCTCGGTCAGGGGCGGCTGGCCTCACTCATCCATTCCATGTACGACCCGGACCATCCGATCGACCACATCCAGGCGATGACGAAACGTAATGCCTGGCCGGCCGAGCTGGACGCCATGGAGCCCACCTACCTCCAGGCCAAGACCCGGGAGTCGTCCACGCGCGCGCCCTGGTGCCATGCCACGGCCTGGGTGAAGGAATGGCCGATGACGCCCGTCGGCGTCAACTTCCTGGCCCCCCTGCTGGTCCACACCCCGGACGTCATCCGCACGGTCGCCGTCACGATGGACCTCGAACCCACCGAGATCGCCATCGAGCGAATGCTCACGGAGAAGACCAACGACGAGGCCGAGGCCTCCCGCGCCGCCAAGATGAACCGGACCGTCGACCCCCGTGACATCGCCGCCCACAACCGTCTCGACCAGCGCGGCGAGGACCTGGCCAGCGGTGCCGCCGGCGTGAACCTCGTCGGCTGGATCACCGTCTCCTCCCGCTCCCCGGAGTCCCTGGCCCGCGACAAGCGGACCATCCGGGCGTCGGCCGGGAAGTCGTACCTGAAGCTGGAGTGGTGCGACCGCGAGCACCACCGCGCCTTCGTGAACACGCTCCCGTTCGCCACCGGCATTCGAAGGTAG